Genomic segment of Citrus sinensis cultivar Valencia sweet orange chromosome 7, DVS_A1.0, whole genome shotgun sequence:
GGGTACAGAGCTTCTGTACCTTACTTCACAGTGAGTTTCTTATTTACTTAATACATTAGGCTGTCAAAATGGCATCAATCTCCGACATTTTTCTGATTTTATGAACTTCTCAGTAGCATTAAACTATCTCCTTAAGACAGCGTACCGATTCCTTAAATTTTCTGCTGTGCAGGTTCTGCTTCtgcttaattatttcatttctttctatGTGATTTTCCACCATATTTCTCAAAATCTCGCTGTGTTGCGAGAACAATTGGCTTTCATAGAGGATGAGGATGTTCAGGCAATGCATGATGCTGTATATACAAAGTATATTATGTTCAAGTATGTGTTCTGAAATGTTTGAATATGTTGACAACATAAATTCTTATCTGTAAATAGTCCACTCTCTACCAAAGAAATGCAAGGAGAATAATTTGTTGAACTTGATGTGCTTGTTTCTCTTGAATTGTGCAGAAAATTTCAGGGAGCAATGCAGATAGTAGCTATGGCAGAAACTGTGGTAGGAATTTATTGGTTTCACCCTCTTTTCTAAAGTTATAGGTTTGGATGCAACAAATGGGGACatgaattttgagattttttaattatttgaatgcCAGATATACCTTAATGTGGATGACTCTTCTGAAAATTACTGGCTTCGCCTGTTAGTTCGAGAATGGGCGCAATTCTGCATTTTTCTGTACATTGGGTATGTTTCTGTAACTCAATTACGTGAGTTTTTGTTCCTAAGGCACatgtagtttttaaaattatgtggaTTCTTGGACTAGttcaaaattacaagaaatcATTACATATTCCTTGATTTGCCATTCTTCTTTCAATGCGGTAACTGCTTTTTTGGTGGCTTCTGTCAGGTGGACATTTAGGTCACAAGACCTGGCACCCCGTTTCTCTGTTATGCCAACTACAAAGTCTAAAGGGGATACAATGGTGCCTCCCATCTATAGTATTGTAAGTTTCATGTTCACATTTGACCTCTTCAAAAAGATATTCTATCAAACCCTTTAGGAGCTTTACTTGGGCTATTATTCTCTGCTCCgagtttgattttatttacatgGCATAAACATACATGCAAGACACTTTAACCTGCAGGAGattagaaaaggaaaaaaaaaaggggactGTGGCATTCAGTTTTATAATGCTGATTCTTCTAACTGCAGGAAATGGACGCAGCAGCGTTCAAAGATTTTAGTCGTCACGAGTGGCACATTGGTGTGGTAAGCATTTTAAACTCAAGCTTGTTTCAGTGAATTGATTAATGTAGCTGTTTTCAAGTTCCATCAACTTTTATTAACCTCCAAAACCAGTACATCAGTCAACACGTCTATTTACTCGCTTTTTTGTGCTGATGTAGCCGACATCTCGTTCTCATGACAAAAGCTCAAAAGAGTCTGTCTTAGTAATAATTCAGCATCCAAATGCACATCGGCTAAGTTCAACCACTTCTTCGTCTCCGAGCACATCGCCAGTGTAGCTTCCTATTTATGCTTTGAACTCCAAGTACAGATTTTATGTTAATAGAAGAGTTATACAAGTACGGCAATGGACAGAATAGGTTTCTGCAATTTCGTTGCCTGCATCCATCTGTGGATGCAAGAGGCCGGcaacaaattttatcttatatacacagattttttctttttctttttggcttaaagaatacaaaaggGTGAAGATTCATTCACTTAGGCTAGAGTCGACAGCCAGCCAATCTTCAtatgtattaaaaatattcaatcgATCCATCGAAACTGTATATTCTTCCCTTTTTATGGAATGCGTTCACTCATTAACATTTGTATTATAACTATTCTTTATGGTTTATAACTTCTAGGATAGGACTTTTGGCAGAAGATCAAGCATCTATTCCTCTTGCCCCTCGTGTGCGGTCTTGAATTTGATAGGCATTTGATCCACTTTTTATGTTGGTACTTTTTGACTCTTTGCAACCAGTCCTTGTTCTTAAACATTCTTGttgcaagaaaaaaaaaatctctattttgatttttacaattttgaaGTTGATCAGTTCTCGAAATTCTTTAGTAAGGGAAGCTTTTCATACTAGATTATCATTTTCAAGAATCATCAAGCAAAGGTTTATTGTTTAGGCCAACTCAGTCATTAGTCGAGTGGTAAAGACTCTTTTATCCGTTATAGAAGAAAACGAGTCTTATTCATAAACTTGGTGTagagattataatttttatttcttgagtCTTTTATGGTTATATATCTGTCGATTTTTGAGTTATGTTCTAATTTCCATACACCTTTGATAGATCATCAtcataacttaaatttttaaaacaaagaaaagaaaattcttgtTTTGAGATGGTCACAAAGAAATTCCGCagaaaattttgcattttaggttaaattacaaatttaacctttaataaacttgaaattacAATGACCCCCTTGAAATCTGCCCTTCCCCTGTCACGGTCTCCCACTCGCACCTCAAAAACCACTCGGGAAGgaggagaagagaaaaaaaaaaaagggactCCAATTGCAAAGGAAATCCCGAAAGCTGCGGCCACCGCCGTCGCTCCCGCCAACAAACAAACATCTCTCTTGTCCCCAATCTCTCTGCCGGGCACGCGCTATCTCTAGCTTCTAGTCTTCACTTACTGGAAAACAGCTCCGATAATTGCGAGAATTTTAAAGCAGATCAGCAAAGCCAACTCAGTAAGCGAAAGCAACTAAAACCCTTATCAAATGAGCGCAGGTAACTCCAcccatgatttatttttttccattttctgtTATTGCTTCACATGTTTCCTTATGGGACTGCACTTGAACcaacaataaaaaatgcaGTCTTGATTTTAGTAGATAActtatttagtaaaaaaaataaaaataaaaatttagcgAGCTTTAgcagtaaattaaataaaagaccAAATATTTTTGGCAGGTGGAGCATTTGGTGGTAACAGGGGAGCGAGACCCGTTCCTCCTGAGAAAGGAGTCTTCCCTTTAGATCATATGCATCAATGTGATCTGGTATTTTCCTTCCTTTTTGGTTTTCTCGGATGAATAAAGTAATGAATTTTAGCTTAGGTTTGCTTAGTTACTTAGTCTTAACATTGTTATTCTGTATTTTAGGAGAAGAAAGATTACATCGGTTGCCTTAAATCTTCTGGGCACCAATCTGAAAACTGTCGGATCTTCTCGAAGAAGTATCTTGAATGCCGTATGGCGaagtgagttttatttaatcttattcAGATTTTGCAAATCAGCTTGTGGTTGCTAATTGGATTAAAGTTCAATTTTAGCTTGTTATGTTATAGAACATGCTGCTAGTAGGAGAACAATATAGTGCTTCGCTAAAGGTTGTACTTTTTTTATCGTAATTATTGTTATGAAATCATGTCTTGTTTGTTTTCGCAACTCACGGCTGTCTTTGCTAAGTTCTAGAGCTGAAATAGATTAGTTTCATAAGCAGTTTAGAGATGATTTATAGATCTTGTTggagttaattttatttgccaACGGCTTGTGTGGCTGTTTAAGGAGATTAATTACCTTAGGATCAAACATTGTTCATgtatttgttaattgttttgatAGCAATTTGAGAGGTTGAGATAAATGCAAGGATGGCTTAAATTGTCTTTTTGTGTGCAAAACAAATTACGATTCACCTTAGATGATATATTTGGTAGTTGACAGTATCTTCTCAAAACTTTGAATCTTTCTTCCAGAAATTAGTGATTTCTGTGGTTTTCCCTACTACTGTGCCATTCACAACATCGTCCAATATAACCTTAATCCCTTAAAAGTTGTTTGGACGGGAATGCCCAATCAATGCATAGTTTGGTTCACTGGGAAAGAAACAACAAAGGCACTATTTGGGCACTGCTGAATTAGAGAATGTTTGATGAATTGCTTACTTATATGCATCAAGCTCAAAAGAATTTCTATATATCTTAATCCCAATAATCTTTCATTGGTCTTCTGCAGAAACTTAATGGCAAAACAAGACTTGAGTGAACTTGGATTTAGAAATGAAAGGGACTTGGAAAATCTGAGAGAAGAGAACAATGGGAGGATTGAAAATGGAAGCTGATCGACATTATGTTATGGGATCGAAGACAGAAGAATTTTGAAGTTAGAAGAGCTTTTTTAACACAGATGATTATTGGGGTATGGTCCTTTTCATGAATGGTAGAtacttatattaaaaataattgtaaaagaaTGATGGGACTGGAAGATGATGGACATTGGTAGGAGGACAGTCTGTTCAATTTTGGATAAGTACAGAAAACAAAGACCTTTTCAATTCTAATGTATTTACCTGCATTTGGATTGATCTAGCTACTTTCATTGGAAATTTGGAAGCTGTGCAGATGTATTGAATTGTGTGTATGCTGATACAACTATCCTTAAACTTATCCTGAAACTTCCTTGAACCTTCCATTAAACTATGGTTTCCCAGCCAGCACAGTACTAAGTATTCCCCTTGTCTTTCAAGTTTGAAATCAATGGTCAAATTTTTGTCTTCCAGTTTATATTCTCATTTTTGCCATATATACTTGTTGCTATGCTTCATTTTACTAGTTATTTTCAAGCTTTAATTGCAATCAGTACTGCAGGTCTTCTTCTAAACATTGGTATAAGATGATCTCTCACCGTCGCAGTACTAAGATTTCAAACAACTGTTAATGATTTACAATTAATAACTCACAATAAATTGTCATTGTGGCAACTCTGAAGTCGGTATTTTTTCGTATTTCCATTCATGTCCTTTCCACTCAGGCAATTGCTGGATGACAACCTGCATCAAATATCAAACATTTCAATTTAGTTTcgttgaaacaaaaaattgctGTATGATAGAATATATAGATATACACACAGACACACGGACCAGCCCTGTCGAATCAGGTGTTCCAACAGTGGTTTGGCAAGCCAATCTCCAATTTTTTGGTTTCTGCATACGACAAATGAGCTTCAGCATTCAACTATTTGATACATTATGCACAAAATACATTAGCAATTACACTGTAAAAACATATTGCACAGAGCAAATCTCCAAaagaagaatttcttttgaataTGGAGAAGCTATCTCATCTTTGAAGGTGATCTCATTGCATCCAAATCAATATCAtaatcaatttatcttcaagaAGTATGTTACATATCCTCTCGGTATCTGACAGCCGATAACTAAGAATAGAGTCATCGATTTGAGTCTGGGAAACATTAATATATGATTAAATCTCGGGTTCAGCATCAGCACTTATGCTCTCATATTGAGAGTACCATATACTGCCTTTAATTATACACGTACCCTCTTAAGCTTTTCCTTCTCTTTGTCTGTTCGACTGCCTAGCAGCTCATTTCCTTCGATAACCTTACAGTAGATGAAAGATTAATCACTAATGAGCGATCAGATCAGAGAACACAGCTTTAGACTGTGTCACTGACAATTAAGGGCCCTGGAAATGGCCAAAAAAACCTGAAACCTAACACTTGGAAATAGCAGTACTGCTGACTACTGATCTagaatatatgaaaaaagCAAATCACCATTAAAATCATGCGCGCACACACGTCTCATGAAACTATATAATGTCTCACCTCCACCATACAAGTACCACAGGTTCCTCCTCCTGCACAGTTTGACAGAGGTCTAGCCTGCAAATGAAAGGTATGAATAATCTTGTAATATGCATTAATATTCAATTCTACTATGCTAAGAACATAGTTTATCCATTAATGAGAGTttaaaggggggggggggggggaaacaCTTACATACGGGCCATACAAATCAATATTAGAATTCAACATTATATCCCTAAGTTTCTGCCCTCCACATGCCGTCCGAAAATGTATATCTGGAGTTCCATCCGGGAGTAAAACTGACTAAAACGATCAAAACAATGTGCcattaaattacaataaacaTATCACTCACCAAGGATCACCCAAATTTTCTCGAATAAATCAGGGACGTTTATATTAAGGTAAAATTAATTCTGTCCTTGAGTAATTAATTGTAAAGTTGATATTTAGTATATTTCACTTACATGAACAAAAGCAAAATTGACTACAGGTGGTTCTTCAGCTGCATTTGCTTGGGAATCACTTTTTGGGATTGTGGCAGTGGCTCTGATTCTGCTTCTAGAGAAGCTAACACGGTTATAGAATTTAAGGCTCTTGTGAGAGTTGGTAGTGCAGTTGAAGTTGTAAGGTAGTGAGTGAGAAGCCAATCTGTAAGAGTTTAGTTGGAGACTGCCCATTTTCTGATATTTGATGATTGAAAAGTTTCGTACAACTATTAGACTGTTTGTAGAAGAAATTGGATATTTTGcatacaaacaaataaaaacacttGCATGGGTTTTTTAATTGTTGCTATGTGTGGTGgctttttttcatcttatctaataatattttgggCTGCGCTAAGGCTCGTCATGGCCCGAAATGGAGGCCCATTGAAGCCCATTTAAAATCCGGGAAAACCTAACCGGGCCCATGTAAAAAAGTTAAGCCGCTAGAGGAAGGGGTTGAACCTTCGACCTTGTGGTTAACAGCCACACGCTCTAACCGACTGAGCTACTCCAGCAGGCTCGTTGAGTGTTGTAAAATCACTTGTCATTAATGGATATTATTTTCAGTCAATAGCAACCTCGGAATCAATGAATTATGACATTAACGATTTTCCTATTTTAGTggatgaaattcttttttaaactatataataataataataataataaaagattcaTAGTTTAGAATCATAAAATGTTcatgaattttaatattcttaatatat
This window contains:
- the LOC102627484 gene encoding uncharacterized protein LOC102627484, with the protein product MEPKTVHVGLDESFRPLPSLYLAFLSIWFLSACSWTINTYKNRHFRANNLQWTLASVPLIKALQLTLSFLFWYSCFHLQICSLWMSFGVYVTGILFQTASFVSFLLISHGYCIMCERLSVTERRSTAALGCVFYLTLVGYRASVPYFTVLLLLNYFISFYVIFHHISQNLAVLREQLAFIEDEDVQAMHDAVYTKYIMFKKFQGAMQIVAMAETVIYLNVDDSSENYWLRLLVREWAQFCIFLYIGWTFRSQDLAPRFSVMPTTKSKGDTMVPPIYSIEMDAAAFKDFSRHEWHIGVPTSRSHDKSSKESVLVIIQHPNAHRLSSTTSSSPSTSPV
- the LOC102625948 gene encoding uncharacterized protein LOC102625948 is translated as MSAGGAFGGNRGARPVPPEKGVFPLDHMHQCDLEKKDYIGCLKSSGHQSENCRIFSKKYLECRMAKNLMAKQDLSELGFRNERDLENLREENNGRIENGS
- the LOC102626236 gene encoding photosynthetic NDH subunit of subcomplex B 3, chloroplastic isoform X1, with protein sequence MGSLQLNSYRLASHSLPYNFNCTTNSHKSLKFYNRVSFSRSRIRATATIPKSDSQANAAEEPPVVNFAFVHSVLLPDGTPDIHFRTACGGQKLRDIMLNSNIDLYGPYARPLSNCAGGGTCGTCMVEVIEGNELLGSRTDKEKEKLKRKPKNWRLACQTTVGTPDSTGLVVIQQLPEWKGHEWKYEKIPTSELPQ
- the LOC102626236 gene encoding photosynthetic NDH subunit of subcomplex B 3, chloroplastic isoform X3 — encoded protein: MGSLQLNSYRLASHSLPYNFNCTTNSHKSLKFYNRVSFSRSRIRATATIPKSDSQANAAEEPPVVNFAFVHARPLSNCAGGGTCGTCMVEVIEGNELLGSRTDKEKEKLKRKPKNWRLACQTTVGTPDSTGLVVIQQLPEWKGHEWKYEKIPTSELPQ
- the LOC102626236 gene encoding photosynthetic NDH subunit of subcomplex B 3, chloroplastic isoform X2 gives rise to the protein MGSLQLNSYRLASHSLPYNFNCTTNSHKSLKFYNRVSFSRSRIRATATIPKSDSQANAAEEPPVVNFAFVHSVLLPDGTPDIHFRTACGGQKLRDIMLNSNIDLYGPYARPLSNCAGGGTCGTCMVEKPKNWRLACQTTVGTPDSTGLVVIQQLPEWKGHEWKYEKIPTSELPQ